The DNA region GCGCGGACAATTTTGCGAAGATGATCGAAGATGAGAATTTCGATTGCCATTATCAGACCACGGGCTTTCTGAATTTATATAAAAATCAAGCCGCCTTCGATGAAGGCAAACACGAAGCGGAGTTCATGCAGGAGCATGGCATTCCCGTGCGCGTGTATGAGAAAAATCAAATTGCAGGTGTCGAGCCTGCCGTGCGTAACGACGTCCTCGGCGGCGTGCATTTCACGGGCGACGCGCATCTCAACCCTGCGGTCTTTCTGAAACTGCTCGGCGAACGCATCCGTGCAATGGGGGCGGAGGTGCATGAGCATACGCCCGTCACAGGATTTGCCGTCAGCGAAGGGAAGGTTCGGGCGGTACGAACAGCCTCGGGCGAGTTCGAAGCGGAGCAAGTCATCCTGGCGGCAGGTGCGTGGTCTTCCATCGTCGCGCGTGATTTGCAAATCAACATCCCCGTCCAGCCCGCGCGCGGATACAGCCTGACTGCATCTGCCATCCAGAACATGCCGCGCCAGGCGTTGATTCTTGGAGATCGCCGCGTGGCGGTCTCGCCGTTTGGAAATCATATCCGTGTCACTGGGCGGCTCGAAGTGGGCGAATTCAGCACCACACCCAAACCGATCTGGATCCAACGGCTGGAGGGGTTTGCGCGTGAATATATTCGGCTGGATGAAAAACTGGACATCAAAGAGACGTGGGCAGGCTTGCGCCCCGTGACGCCTGACGGCGTGCCCATCATCGGGCGTTCGCCGATTCATTCCAACTTGATGATTGCCGCGGGGCACGCGATGCTTGGTCTGTCGCTTGCGCCGGGGACAGGTCAGGTCGTGGCGGAGTTGATGAACGGAGAGAAAACGGCGTTTGATCTGAGTCCGTTCGGGGTGGAACGATTTTAATTTTCCAATAAAGCTGGGATGATATAAACGGAAAGAGTTACGGAGATCATATGCCTCACACTGCGTTCGCCACCACCACGCGCGGATTGGACCGCGACCTGCCGCCGATGCGCCTGTACGAGAAGGCGAAGAAACTCGGCATCTGGAATCCATCTGACATTGATCTGTCCAAAGACAGGCAAGATTGGGCAAAGTTTACCACCGAAGAGAAAGACCTGTGCCTTTTGCTTCTCTCCATGTTCGTCGCGGGCGAGGAGGCGGTCACGCTCGACCTGCTTCCGCTCATTCAAGCCATCGCGCAGGAGGAACGCATCGAAGAGGAAATGTATCTAACGACATTTCTATTTGAAGAAGCAAAACATACCGATTTTTTCCGCCGGTTCATGGATGAAGTTGCTGAAGCGGGCATGGACTTGACGCACTATCACGGCGACAACTACCGGCAGCTTTTCTATGAATCTCTGCCGGATGCCTTGAATGCGCTTCGCTCCGACCCGTCACCTGCCAGCCAGATCCGGGCATCGGCCACCTATAACATGATCGTCGAAGGCGTGCTGGCAGAGACGGGCTATCAAGCCTTCTTCACCATGCTCGAGCGCAATGACCTGCTGCCCGGCTTGCGGAGAGGAATTTCGCTGCTGAAACAGGACGAGTCCCGCCACATTGCCTACGGCGTGTACCTGCTCTCGCGTCTCATGGCGGAACATCCCGACGAATGGGATAATCTACAGATGCAAATGAACACGCTCCTGCCCTCCGCCATCGGCGTGATCGGGGATGCCTTTGCACGATATGAAGTCGTGCCGTTCGGGTTGGTCGAAGAGGACTTTGTCAACTACGCGATGGGACAGTTCAGCAAACGCTTCGAGCGGCTTGAAAAAGCGCGCGGTGCCAGTTTGGATGAGATCAACAAGGTGGCAAGAGAGACGGAGGACGCCTGAATGCCCATCACGCCGTGGAAGATATTGAGTTCCCGTCATATTCATCCGCGCTTTCGGATCGACACCGTGGAACTTGCCAGCGGCAGGACCTTTGAGCCGGTGGTGCTTGAATTTCGAAGTTGGGCGAACGTCCTTGCATTGACGAAAAATAATGAGGTCGTGCTTGTCAAGCAATACCGTCACGGCGTGCAGGAGGATTTGCTGGAATTCCCCGGCGGCATCGTGGACGATGGCGAAAGTCCGCTGGAGGGGATCCGGCGCGAACTGATGGAGGAAACCGGCTACTCCGCGGAGAACATCGTTGAGGTGGGGCGCATCTACCCGAACCCAGCCTTGCAGCATAACACCCTGTTCTGCTACCTCGCCACGGATGTGGAAAAGGCTGGGGAACAACATTTCGATGATACGGAAGAGATCGAAGTCCAACTCGTGCCGTTGGAGGAGTTGATCGAACTCGCGAAGAGCGGAAAATTTCTGCATGCCTTGCATGTGGCAGTATTATTTCAGGCATTGGCGTTTTTGAAACGGGTTGGGTAGAATTTTATCGAGAGGAAGGATATGAGCGTCAATTTCGGTCTGACAGCGGATGATTATGCCAAATATCGCGCGGGCTTCCCGGATGAGTTCTTCGAGCGCGTGTTCAGTGACGGCATCGTCAAGATCGGCGATTCACTCGTGGACCTTGGCACGGGAACCGGCACACTGGCGCGCGGATTCGCCGCCCGCGGCTGTAATGTCGTTGGCGTGGATATTTCCGCGCAGCTGCTGGAACAGGCGAAAGATATTTGCATGCAGGAAAATATCGAAGTCGAATTCCGTTTTGCCAAAGCCGAAGAGACGGGCTTGTCTGATAAATCCTTCGATGTGGTGTCTGCCGGGCAGTGCTGGCACTGGTTCGAGCGTCCGCTGGCGGCGCGGGAGGCGATGCGGCTGCTGAAAAGGGATGGGCGCATCTTGATCGCGCACTTTGACTGGCTTCCGCTCGCCGGCAATGCGGTGGATGTGACCGAGAAACTCATCCAGAAGTACAACCCGGATTGGTATGATCGTTTCGGGGACAAGACAGGCGTCTTTCCAGACTGGTTCCGCGACCTCGGCGAAGCGGGCTTTGCGGACATCCGATCCTTTTCGTTCGACATGGATGTTCCCTACACTGCCGAGGCGTGGCGCGGACGCATCCGCGCGAGCTCGGGGGTGGGAGCCAGCCTGCCGGACGAGGAAGTAGGTAGGTTCGACTCGGAGTTAAAGTCGCTGTTGGAAGGGTTCGAACAGGCGGCAGTTAAGTCGGAAGCGGGCGTGGATTTTGTCCTGAAGATCCCGCACCGCATCTTTGCCGTCCATGCGCGCAAGCCAAATTGATATGATTTTATCGGTTGTGCGATTCTGTCATCGGGCGTAAAATTGGCGCGGTTGAAACGCAAGGAAATCATGTATACCACTGAAGAGAGTGATCTAGGTTCTGCGGATAATCCGCCCAGTAGACGCTGCTGGGTGCGGCACGCGTTAAGTTTGTTAAGATCCGTCACGTAGTGCGCGGTCGGTGCGCTCCTGCGTGACTGTATTTCACGCAAGGAGGCTGGCATGTTGTGCATCTACAAAACGACCGAGAACGGGCTCGAACAACTGGAAACCATGACCAACGGTGCTTGGGTGAACGCAGTAAACCCGACGCCCGAAGAGATCGAAAAGCTGGCAAGCTGGGGGATGGAGATGGACTATATCAATTATTCGCTCGACCAGGACGAAATGCCGCGCATGGAACGGGATGAGGATTACACCTTCATCCTGCTTCGCGTTCCCGTGCACCAGCCCGAGAGCGACATTCCCTTTACCACTGTGCCGCTTGGCATCATGATTCTGGGCAGCAGGATCATCACCATCTGCCGCTACGAAAGCGACATCTTCAAGGCGCTCATCAACGGGAAATACCGCCTGATGAAGACGGGCAAGCGCTACCGCCTGACGCTGTACATCTTCCTTGAGACCGCCGCCCGCTATCTGAGCCTCCTACGCCAGATCAACCGCTCCATTGAGCTGGTGGAAGACCGCCTGCAAAAATCCACGCAGAACCGCGAACTGCTCGAACTGCTCAAGTATCAGAAAAGCCTGACGTATTTTGCCACCGCCCTGCGTTCCAATGAGGTGATGATGGAGCGCGTCCAGCGTACGCAATTGTTCAATTATTATGAGGAGGACCAGGACCTGCTCGAAGACGTGTTGACCGAAAACCAGCAAGCCATTCAAATGACCAGCATCAACGCCGAGATCCTTTCCAGCATGATGGACGCCTTCGCCTCGATCATCTCCAACAACCTCAACGTGGTGATGAAGGCACTCGCGGCGCTTACGATCATCCTGAATGTGCCTGTTATCGTGGCATCTTTCTACGGAATGAACGTCCTGCTGCCCGGTGAAGGGCATCCCATGGCATTCCTCTTTGTCATCGGGCTCTCCCTGGTTCTGGGCGCGCTTGCGACATTCATCTTTTATAAACGAAACTGGTTCTAATGAAAGCCGAACTCGTCCTCGACGCCAAAGCCACGTTGGGCGAAGGTCCCGCCTGGGATGCGAAAACTCAAACCCTGTACTGGGTGGATATTCTTGAAAAGCGCATCTACGCCGGCACGGAGCTGCTCGCCCAACTGGATGACATCATCGGATGCCTTGCCCCGTGTAAAAACGGAAATCTCATCCTCGGCAAACGCCTCTCCCTCGTGGACCTCCAACCATTCGATCAAACTCAGGGCAAGCCTGCTTCGTCCCGGCAGACCATTCTCTCAGCCTTGAGCGATTCCGCCCTCAACCGCATCAACGACGGGAAGTGTGACCCCGCCGGGCGCTTCCTTGTTGGCACGATGGACATCGAAGAGAAAGAGACTCGTGGCTCGCTGTACTCATTCGATGGGATGCAGGCAACGCAACTGATGGACGGGATCCGCATTGCCAATGGATTGGCGTGGAGTCCAGACCATAAAACTTTTTACTATATCGATACTTTTACGCGCGTTGTCCGAGCCTTTGATTACGACCCAGGCACTGGGCAGATCGCAAATCCGCGCGCGGCGCTCCGCGTGCCGGAAGCCCTCGGCTGGCCCGACGGCATGACCTCCGACAAGGACGGCAATCTATGGATCGCCATGTGGGGCGGCGCGCAAGTCACAAAATGGGATCCCAACACAGGTCAATTGCTGGAGAGCATCCCCGTCCCTGCTTTGCAGACCTCCTCGTGCGTGTTCGGCGGGAAGGGCATGAACGAGTTGTATGTCACCTCCGCGCAGGTGGGCATGAGCGAAGCCGACTTAAAAAAATACCCGCTCTCCGGCGGGTTATTCAAGGTGGATACAAAATGCGAAGGCATGCCGACGTTTGAGTTCGGCATGTAACCATCAAACCTGAATGACATGCCTGTCAAGTAGTTCCGTGGGCACATCCAGCCCCTTGCGGATGACAGCCACTTTCCCATCTTTTACGACAAACTGAAGGTGTTTTTTGTCCGCTAGGATGCGCAGATCATCAAGCGGATTCTCGTCGAACACGACCAGGTCAGCAACTTTGCCGGCTTCGAGCGTACCGAGCCAGGTATCCCAGCCAAGAGCGCGCGCCGCATTTCCTGTGGCAGAGACAACCGCTTCCATCGCGGTCATGCCTGCCTGCTGCATCCAATAGATCTCCAATCCGTTCTCCCCGTGGAAATTCAACGGCGTGCCTGCATCCGAGCCCATGGCGAGCGGAACGCCCGCTTCGTGAGCCAGCTTCAGGCTTTGGATCGAATCGTCCTGGATCGGCTTGCTTTTTTCCACGATCCAATCCGGTACGGATGGAGGCGGATCAAGGATGACATCCCAGCCCGGCTTCAGGGTAGGCACAAGAAAAACGCCTTTCTCCGCCATCAGCCGGATCGCATCCCGGTTCTGATGCAAAAACGTCCCGTGCTCGATGGTCGAGACACCCGCTTGAACGGCTTTCATGACCCCGTCTGCGCCGTGTGCATGGGCGGCGACGCGTTTGCCAAACTTGTGAGCCTCCTCCACCAACGCGCGGATCTCGTCATCGTTGAAATGAGTCGCGCCCGGCTCTCCATCCTCCACCAATACCGCGCCGGTCACGCCGATCTTGATCAATTCCGCGCCGTGTTTTACCTGTTCCCGCACCGCCTTGCGGATCGCATCCACCCCGTCAGCCACGCGGTACATGCCCTTGTAATAATCCGCGCCGGATTCGGTAATAGAGATGAAGCGTCCCGCCAGGCACATACGCGGACCTGCAAACTCGCCGCGCCTCACCGCCTCCCTGACGATGAATTCGATCTCATTCCAGCCGCCGAGGTCGCGGACAGTGGTGATGCCCGCCGCGAGATTTTTCTGCGCATTGGCAAGGATCTTAAGCGCCATGGCGGGATCATCCGCATGGAACTGGCTGTCCACTTCGCCCGACCCGGAGAGATGAACATGCGTGTCGATCAACCCGGGCAGGACGCATTGACCGTGCAGGTCAAGTTCGATGTCAAATCCGCCTGCCGTGCCGCTTCCGACATGGATGATTCTTCCGTCTTCAATGCCAATGGACGCGCCTTTCATGACAGGCGAGCCGCTGCCATCGATCAGGCTGCAATTTGAGAGCAGAAATCTCATTGGGAAGTTTCCCCAAATCGCGCCATTTCGTCTTTCATCATTTCATTGAATTCCACAACCACCTTCGGGTCGAAATGGATGCCGGATTGCGCGTTGATGTGGTCCATCGCCTTTTTCTTGTCCCATGCCGGGCGGTAGGGACGGTCGGAGGTAACCGCATCCCAGACGTCCACCACGGCAAAGATGCGCGCCGAGAGGGGAATATCCCTGCCTTTCAAACCGCGCGGATAGCCCGTCCCGTCCCATTTTTCATGGTGGCAGAAGGGAATATCCAGCGCAGGGCGGAGATACTCGATCGGGTAGAGCATGTCATAGGCGAATTGCGGATGCTGGCGCATGATCTTCCACTCATCATCGCTCAGGCTGCTTGCCTTATGCAGGATGGCATCCGGCACGCCGAGTTTGCCGATGTCGTGCAGGAGCGCACCGCGGCGGATGAAGATCAATTCACCCTCACTGATGCCCATCCGGCGCGCCAATTTTATGGACAGGTCGGTCACGCGCAGGGTGTGACCCTCCGTTTCCCTGTCGCGCAGATCCATGGCACGCGACCAGCCTTCGATGGTGGCATCATAGGCAGACAGCAGTTTTTCATGCGCCACTTCGATGTTGGCGCGTTCATCCAGCAGTTTGCGGTAACGGTTCAGGCGCGTGATGCCGAGCAGGCGCGCGCGCAGTTCGTAGCGGTCATAAGGCTTGGTGATGTAATCATCCGCGCCGGAATCCAACCCGCTGAGCAGGGATTTGCGGTCATCCAGTGCGGTGAGCATGAGGATGGGGATCTCGGCAAGCAGCGGATCGCTGCGGATGCGGCGGCAGACCTCGAAGCCGTCCATGCCGGGCATCATCACATCCAACAGGATCACATCCGGCAGGATCTGGCGGGCTTTCTCGATGGCTTCCATACCGTTCTCCGCCATCTCGATCTGATAGCCCTGCCCCTCCAGAATGGATTCCAGTGTATGCCGCCCGGATGGTTCATCGTCAACGATCAAAATAATACTTGCCATGATTATCTCCTTCGTAATAAAACAATTCGAGTCAACGATCCTTGTCAATTAATCCATATTTGATCGCCAGGCGCACCAGCCCTGCCAGGTTGCGCACGCCCAGTTTTTCCATGATATTGGCGCGGTGCTTTTCCACGGTCTTTTCACTGATGGACAGGAGTTTCCCGATCCCGCCGCTGGTATGTCCTTCCGCGATCAGTTGCAGGATCTCCTTTTCGCGCGGCGAAAGCGCATCCAACGGATTGCTGCTCTGGCTGACCTTGGGGCGATATCCGTTCTCCATGATGAGCAAGGAAATGTCCGCGCTCAGGAAAGTTTCATTACGGGCAACGGCGCGGATCGCCCGCAACAACTCATCGCCCGCCGACGTTTTCAGCACATAGCCTTTGGCGCCGCTTTGGAGTGCCTGCCGCACCAACCCTGCATCGGAATACATGGAAACGAACAGGATATTGACCGGCAGCTTCAGAGCGCGGATCTGTTCCGCCGCCTGAATGCCGTTCAAACGCGGCATCATAATGTCCAAAACCAGCACATCCGGCTTGAGCTGTGCGACAAGTTCAACCGCCTCCTGCCCGTGGGAAGCCTCGCCGATCACATTGATATCCGAAGCGCGTTCGAGCAGTGCGCGCAGTCCTGCGCGCACCATGGAATGGTCTTCAGCGATCAACACACGGATCATGGGACCTCCAGCGGCAGGAACGCCGAAATGATCGTTCCTTTTACGGCGGATGAATTGACGCGCAATTCGCCGCCGACCAATGCCATCCGTTCGTGCAGGCTGAAAAGCCCGATCCCATCCTTCGCGGAGGCTTCCGCTGTGGAGAAGCCCCTGCCATTGTCTTGGACGGTCAGGATCATGGCGCGTTCCTCCACCGTCAATTCAACCCAGACGCGGCTCGCCTGTGAATGTTTGACCACGTTGGTCAGCGTCTCCTGAAGGATGCGGTACAAGGTAATGGCATGAACATCAGACAAGGACGGGAGCTGTGTATCCGCTTCGAAGACGATCGGCAAGCCGCTGCGCAGGCTGAATTCGCGGCTGTAGGTCTCCAGCGCAGAACGCAGGTCAAGCGTATCCAGCAGGGTCGGGCGGATATCCTGCGCGATCTGGCGCATGCGGTTGATGATCTGGTTGGTGTCGGCGATGAGGAAGTCTATTTCTTTGTTCAGCGCATCGGCTTGCAGGGGCAGTTCCATTTGCAGGTTTTGCAGACGCAGGATGTGCGCAACCAATGCCTGCCCCAGGTCATCGTGCAGTTCGCGGGAGAGGCGTTTGCGTTCCTGCTCCTGCGCACTGACCACACGCTCCGCCATCTGGCGCAGGTTCTCGCGCTGGGTCAGCAGGGTGCGGTAACGGTCGAGCCGCAGGATGGTCTTTACGCGCAAACGCAGCTCCTGCCGGTCCGCCGGCTTGGTGAGGAAATCGTCGGCTCCGGCTTCAATGCCCCGCAGACGGGAGGCGCGGTCATCAAGGGCGGTGAGAATGATAATAGGGACCTCCGCAAGTTTCGGCGCGGCGCGGAGGCGGCGGCAGACCTCGAAGCCGTCCATGCCTGGCATCATCACATCCAGCAGGATCAGGTCCGGCATCATCTCATCCGCCTTTTGCAGCGCCACCGGTCCATTATGCGCGGACATGATCTTATATCCCTGACCATCCAGGATCGATTCGAGCGTTGTAATGCCGAGCGGGTCATCATCCACGATCAATATTTTACTTTGCATCCTGTCCCTTTCGATACTGTCATGAAATATACTTCTCGACCAATTGTGAAAGTTCATCCATCTTGATCGGCTTGCTCATGTAATCGTTCATGCCCGCTTCAAGACAACGTTCGCGGTCGCCGGGCATTGCGAGGGCGGTCAGCGCCACGATCGGGATGTTCCGCAGGCTGCCATCTTTGCGGATCTCCTTTGTGGCTTCCACCCCATCCATGATCGGCATCATCACATCCATCAGGATCAAGTCGGGACGTTCGCTCTTTGCCATCAGGATGCCCTCCCTGCCATTGCGCGCCACCAGTACTTCATAGCCTCGATAACGCAGATATTCGTACAACAGGGTGATGACGATGTCGGTATCCTCGACCAATAGCACCTTTCCCCTGCGCTTCTCACTGGAAACCGGGCTGGGATGTGGAACCTCGCCCGGAGCCAACGCCGACGCGCTCTGCTCCTCCTCGTTCCAGGGCAGGATGATGGTGAAACGGCTTCCGATGCCGGGCTTGCTTTCCACGGTGATGTGCCCGCCGTGCAGGCGGATCATCTGCGCCACCAGCGCCAACCCCAGCCCCGTGCCTTGATATTCGCGCGCAAGTCCCGAGTCCAATTGGACGAACGGCTTGAACAAATGCTTGAGATCGTCCTCGTCGATCCCGATGCCGGTATCCCAGATCGTGATCGCCACCTGATTCCGCAGGAGATCGCCCGTCACCTCCAGCCCGATATGTTTGCCCTCCTCGGTGAACTTGACCGCATTGGACAGCAAATTGACGATGGACTGTTTCAGGCGGCGTTCATCGCCCATCACAACATGCACGTTCTCCTTAATCTTGAACGAAACGTTGATGTTCTTCTTTTGCGCCAGTTCCTTGATCATGCGCAGGCTGGAGTCGCACAACTTCTCCACATGGATCGGGTGGAAATCGAGCTTCATCTGCCCGGCTTCGATCTTGGAAATATCCAGAATATCGTTGATCAGCGCCAGCAGGTGACGCCCGCTCTCGTTGATGATATGGACGTATTTCAACTGTTTCTCGTTCAGGTCGCCGATGATCTGCTCCTCCAGACTTTCCGAGATGCCGAGGATGGCATTCAGCGGCGTGCGCAGTTCGTGGCTCATATTGGCAAGGAATTCGTCCTTCACGCGCAGGGCATTTTCCATTTCCGTGTTGGCAAGTTTGAGCGCATCTTCGAACTGTTTGTGCGTGGTGATATCGCGGGTGGTGCTCAGGAGCAGCCTCCGCCCGCCGACCTCGATGGGATAGGAATGCAGTTCGAGCGTGTGCAGACCGCCGTCCGGGTGGTTGTATTGCAGTTCCACCGGCGGGATCTTCTCCCCACCGGCTACTTTGAGCGCATATGCGCGCGCCTTTTCCATTTCCTCCGGCGGGAAGATGTTCAACTTGGAGATGTTTCTTCCGCGCAGTCCCTCGCGCGGGATGCGATGCTGCCCCTCGAACGAGGTGTTGACATCCACCATCGTCCAGTCCACCTCCGACACCAGCACAGGATCAGGCGCGGCGTCGAACAGGAGGCGGGCGTAGGCTTCACTCTCACGCTGGGATTGCTCGATCTGCTTCCGCTCGGTGATATCCATGCAGATGCCGATCACTTTATCCGGCGTGCCGTCCTCGGTGAACACCGTGACCGCATTAATGGCGGCATGGCGCACCGAACCGTCCCTGGAGATCAGCCGAAGCTCGTTATTGAACAGCAATTTTTCCGTGAACGCCAGCCGCGCGTCCATCTGTGACCCTTCGAGATCGTCGGGATGGATGAATGTCAGCCAGCCCTCCGCCGTCCCGTCGAAGTCTTCGCGCTGCACGCGGTGGATGGCGTACATGCGGTCATCCCACACAACGATGTTTTCGCGCGGGTTGTACTCCCACACGCCGATCTGACCGGCATGAGTCGCCAGTTCAAGGCGGCGTCTTGCGGCTTCGGTCTGCAGCGTGCGTTCATGGACGCGTTGCTCCAGTTCGGCGTTCAACTGGCGCATTTCCTCCTCGATCAACTGCCGTTCCAGCAGTTCGGACTGCAATTCATGGAACAGGTTCGCGTTCTGCATGGCGATCGCCGCCTGTCCCGCCAGCGTCTCCAGCAGGCGTTCGTCATGTTCGCTGAAGGCGTCCCGCTCTTCACTCTCCACAGAAATGGAACCGATCACCTGATCGCCGATCTTGATCGGCACATATACGCCCGAACGTATCTCGGGGAACATCCTGACATAGCGCTCATCGCTGTCCAGGTCGGCGACCCGCGCGGGTCTTCCGTGCAATGTGACCCAGCCGCTCAACCCTTTGGACGGATTGAACATGGCTTCGTTGATCCGTTCGATGTGGGCTTCCGCCTCCTCCGCGCTGATGCCGGGCTGGTGGAAGCCGATCAGTTTCACCCTGCCGGCTCTCGCGTCATACTCGCGGACGGCAATATGATGCCAGTTCATGTTCTGGTCGAGCGTTTCGATGATCTTCTGCGCGATCTCCCGCGGCGTGAGCAGGCGGTTAATGGCGAGACCGCTCCTGTACAGCGTTTCCAGTTCCGAGAGTTGACGGCTGATCTCCCGCTCCGCCGAGATGCCGCGCAGGTAGGTCTGCAGTTTTTCCGCCAATGATTCGAGCAGGCGGCGCTCCTCCATCAGGAAGGGACCTTCATCCTCCTGCGGTCGTTCCTCCAGATACCCCACTTCGATCACACCGCGCTTGCCGTCCGGGTTCTCGAAGAACTGGCTTTGCATCCACGGCGTTTCGCGGAAGTTGGGCGTGGCGAACTGCCATCCGTTCAGTTTGATGCGCGCACACGCAGCCTCCGGATACAGCCAGGCTGTGGGCAGGGTGTGGACGACCGCCCGAAGGACCTCGTCCTCCGGACGGGAATAATCCATGAAGATGCGGGCAACATCGTGCAAGAACGTCAATTCCTTGACGCGCTCTTTCAGGTCACGGACGAGGCGCTGCCGTTCCTCCTCCGCCCGTTTTCTTTCGCTGATGTCCACGATCGAGACGATGACCCGCGAGAGGTCCTTCTCATGCCCCGGCATGGCAGACCAGGTCATCGTGACGTGGATCGGTTCACCGTCCAG from Anaerolineales bacterium includes:
- a CDS encoding SMP-30/gluconolactonase/LRE family protein, which translates into the protein MKAELVLDAKATLGEGPAWDAKTQTLYWVDILEKRIYAGTELLAQLDDIIGCLAPCKNGNLILGKRLSLVDLQPFDQTQGKPASSRQTILSALSDSALNRINDGKCDPAGRFLVGTMDIEEKETRGSLYSFDGMQATQLMDGIRIANGLAWSPDHKTFYYIDTFTRVVRAFDYDPGTGQIANPRAALRVPEALGWPDGMTSDKDGNLWIAMWGGAQVTKWDPNTGQLLESIPVPALQTSSCVFGGKGMNELYVTSAQVGMSEADLKKYPLSGGLFKVDTKCEGMPTFEFGM
- a CDS encoding response regulator transcription factor — encoded protein: MIRVLIAEDHSMVRAGLRALLERASDINVIGEASHGQEAVELVAQLKPDVLVLDIMMPRLNGIQAAEQIRALKLPVNILFVSMYSDAGLVRQALQSGAKGYVLKTSAGDELLRAIRAVARNETFLSADISLLIMENGYRPKVSQSSNPLDALSPREKEILQLIAEGHTSGGIGKLLSISEKTVEKHRANIMEKLGVRNLAGLVRLAIKYGLIDKDR
- a CDS encoding NUDIX hydrolase, coding for MPITPWKILSSRHIHPRFRIDTVELASGRTFEPVVLEFRSWANVLALTKNNEVVLVKQYRHGVQEDLLEFPGGIVDDGESPLEGIRRELMEETGYSAENIVEVGRIYPNPALQHNTLFCYLATDVEKAGEQHFDDTEEIEVQLVPLEELIELAKSGKFLHALHVAVLFQALAFLKRVG
- a CDS encoding R2-like ligand-binding oxidase — protein: MPHTAFATTTRGLDRDLPPMRLYEKAKKLGIWNPSDIDLSKDRQDWAKFTTEEKDLCLLLLSMFVAGEEAVTLDLLPLIQAIAQEERIEEEMYLTTFLFEEAKHTDFFRRFMDEVAEAGMDLTHYHGDNYRQLFYESLPDALNALRSDPSPASQIRASATYNMIVEGVLAETGYQAFFTMLERNDLLPGLRRGISLLKQDESRHIAYGVYLLSRLMAEHPDEWDNLQMQMNTLLPSAIGVIGDAFARYEVVPFGLVEEDFVNYAMGQFSKRFERLEKARGASLDEINKVARETEDA
- a CDS encoding amidohydrolase family protein, which produces MRFLLSNCSLIDGSGSPVMKGASIGIEDGRIIHVGSGTAGGFDIELDLHGQCVLPGLIDTHVHLSGSGEVDSQFHADDPAMALKILANAQKNLAAGITTVRDLGGWNEIEFIVREAVRRGEFAGPRMCLAGRFISITESGADYYKGMYRVADGVDAIRKAVREQVKHGAELIKIGVTGAVLVEDGEPGATHFNDDEIRALVEEAHKFGKRVAAHAHGADGVMKAVQAGVSTIEHGTFLHQNRDAIRLMAEKGVFLVPTLKPGWDVILDPPPSVPDWIVEKSKPIQDDSIQSLKLAHEAGVPLAMGSDAGTPLNFHGENGLEIYWMQQAGMTAMEAVVSATGNAARALGWDTWLGTLEAGKVADLVVFDENPLDDLRILADKKHLQFVVKDGKVAVIRKGLDVPTELLDRHVIQV
- a CDS encoding magnesium transporter CorA family protein, with the translated sequence MLCIYKTTENGLEQLETMTNGAWVNAVNPTPEEIEKLASWGMEMDYINYSLDQDEMPRMERDEDYTFILLRVPVHQPESDIPFTTVPLGIMILGSRIITICRYESDIFKALINGKYRLMKTGKRYRLTLYIFLETAARYLSLLRQINRSIELVEDRLQKSTQNRELLELLKYQKSLTYFATALRSNEVMMERVQRTQLFNYYEEDQDLLEDVLTENQQAIQMTSINAEILSSMMDAFASIISNNLNVVMKALAALTIILNVPVIVASFYGMNVLLPGEGHPMAFLFVIGLSLVLGALATFIFYKRNWF
- a CDS encoding FAD-dependent oxidoreductase, which encodes MTTKSDMLKHDILIIGGGPIGLSSAYYLLKAGRKVTILDSNEIGKGSGSGNAGHIVPSHIIPLAAPGVVTSALKWMFSPSTSPFGLKIRLDPKYIAWLIQFAAACNEANVDRALEPMKNLGQLSADNFAKMIEDENFDCHYQTTGFLNLYKNQAAFDEGKHEAEFMQEHGIPVRVYEKNQIAGVEPAVRNDVLGGVHFTGDAHLNPAVFLKLLGERIRAMGAEVHEHTPVTGFAVSEGKVRAVRTASGEFEAEQVILAAGAWSSIVARDLQINIPVQPARGYSLTASAIQNMPRQALILGDRRVAVSPFGNHIRVTGRLEVGEFSTTPKPIWIQRLEGFAREYIRLDEKLDIKETWAGLRPVTPDGVPIIGRSPIHSNLMIAAGHAMLGLSLAPGTGQVVAELMNGEKTAFDLSPFGVERF
- a CDS encoding methyltransferase domain-containing protein; the protein is MSVNFGLTADDYAKYRAGFPDEFFERVFSDGIVKIGDSLVDLGTGTGTLARGFAARGCNVVGVDISAQLLEQAKDICMQENIEVEFRFAKAEETGLSDKSFDVVSAGQCWHWFERPLAAREAMRLLKRDGRILIAHFDWLPLAGNAVDVTEKLIQKYNPDWYDRFGDKTGVFPDWFRDLGEAGFADIRSFSFDMDVPYTAEAWRGRIRASSGVGASLPDEEVGRFDSELKSLLEGFEQAAVKSEAGVDFVLKIPHRIFAVHARKPN
- a CDS encoding response regulator; its protein translation is MQSKILIVDDDPLGITTLESILDGQGYKIMSAHNGPVALQKADEMMPDLILLDVMMPGMDGFEVCRRLRAAPKLAEVPIIILTALDDRASRLRGIEAGADDFLTKPADRQELRLRVKTILRLDRYRTLLTQRENLRQMAERVVSAQEQERKRLSRELHDDLGQALVAHILRLQNLQMELPLQADALNKEIDFLIADTNQIINRMRQIAQDIRPTLLDTLDLRSALETYSREFSLRSGLPIVFEADTQLPSLSDVHAITLYRILQETLTNVVKHSQASRVWVELTVEERAMILTVQDNGRGFSTAEASAKDGIGLFSLHERMALVGGELRVNSSAVKGTIISAFLPLEVP
- a CDS encoding response regulator; this encodes MASIILIVDDEPSGRHTLESILEGQGYQIEMAENGMEAIEKARQILPDVILLDVMMPGMDGFEVCRRIRSDPLLAEIPILMLTALDDRKSLLSGLDSGADDYITKPYDRYELRARLLGITRLNRYRKLLDERANIEVAHEKLLSAYDATIEGWSRAMDLRDRETEGHTLRVTDLSIKLARRMGISEGELIFIRRGALLHDIGKLGVPDAILHKASSLSDDEWKIMRQHPQFAYDMLYPIEYLRPALDIPFCHHEKWDGTGYPRGLKGRDIPLSARIFAVVDVWDAVTSDRPYRPAWDKKKAMDHINAQSGIHFDPKVVVEFNEMMKDEMARFGETSQ